TAAGTTAAATTGCCAAGTCTGGCTGGCCCTGACTGAGtccctaaaacattcttaacTACAGGATGAGTATCAAAATTTGGATGACGTAGATATTGACTCGGCTGAGTTTAAAAGTTTACCAGCAGAGGTTCAGCATGAGATTTTGAGTGAACTCAAAGAGAGAAGGAAAAGACTCACTAGGTACTCGAACCTGAAGCTGCCCAAGGTATATATACTGTTTCCTCAGAATAGATATTTTTAAggaatcaaatacatgtatgtaattttatttagttattgctaaaaggttgccggggggggggggggggtaggtttgttcccgttttgcacacatttgaaaattaggtatcgaaaaaatgtgtgcgaaacgggaatttgaccaggtgagataattgcttaagtgctatagtctatatcacagttcctgtaagggcaattgacaatgaaataaataaaacatatctactcgcaattgatatttacatttattttatgttacaatataacttgcctagaagcacatttacataataattgacatccatgttctggaatttaattttaaacatcgaTTTGGTCATCAACAATTTCATTagtttctttaaacaaaaaagattattgcaaaaatgttgtgTATGTAGTGCTTTTGTTTAACTTCCTGCCTTTAGGAAGTACATTTACATGCTAcaagtttgaagaaaaaatatcatatattagtatttatttattgcttttgcttacataaatggaggaaatgtgtctagtgaaaacgctgctaattatttttcatttatgctgtggcttgaataatcgaagaGAATACTATTagacaaattaatgaatgacgatatgatgataaataggcaattttatatgcttcaaaaactgaaaatattttttcacaaaacctatcaaatgtagacccaattcatacattttcaacCTTCTTCAGTTTGAGGTATAtcgaatcaatatttaaattattatttttgtcggaATTTATTGAGCTGCTGATTTGAAAATCCAGAAAAGTGACCCGCAATATACTAAGCGGTGATGTCGATCATAAGATCTACTGTCAAGGCTGCTACTtcgaagattgaaatattttgtgttaaAGGTCTGTTTCTTTTCATAATGatctttctgttgataccaaacaaccAATTATATACATGCgatttacatattttgcatctacaatgtaagttgtaaaaagagacaccCATATGACTGTCCGTGTAGTTTTCCcctttatcatataattatccattGAATCAGCTTCCAATTGGCCCGGGACCAGCAATTTTTCCTCGATTCATcgagttttatatttaaagtaaatgggcaaaaatgtaaaagtcaaatcatctaatccttatttttcttatcagtgagcggaaatttaagactaaaaatattaatttgatctttattttatcaaatgaaaaaattgtgATAGTTATTAgtctaaaacacaacaaaatatctatattcttcttgtttcaTGGCGCTGATgaatgaatgataaaacacaagtaaaaatccaggtaaaatatttgactgaaagcagactataattgctatcacaacacaattcacacctattgttctatacccaattatcaaatgtgtgcaaaacgggaacacaccggGGGGTAATAGAATTGAAGAAAGTGATTATATtgtggtgggtttttttaaccTATATCAATTTTCTATGCTGTTTATGTGTTGTTTTTCACTAAATTTTGGTTATTTCCATATTAACAGtatgaacatgtttaaaatacataaaaaatagcaGTTAActgtatgaaaaaatgacaGCAAAAGAGTTGTTCTTTAATTACTAGGATTCCAATGATTTCTCCAGTTTCCAGATGGCAAAATTACTAAAACAAAATGACCTTTCAAATAAATTGGAGGAAGTGAGAATGAAAATGACTAAACAGATCTCAGGTGAGATAACTCAGGACCTTGGTGAGCATGCAGTGGGAACCGAGATACAGGCTCAGAGAATTCTGTCAGACGACTCTTCACACTTTATCCTCATTAAGGGATTAAGTAACAAACGAAAGTTGGAGGAGCTAGACAAAATTAAGGAGGAAGCAGAGAGGGAAGAGGAATCCGAGAGGGAAGATCTCAAAAATGGAGAGAGAATTGTGGAGGATGATAAAGTTATGATTGATCTTGGAGAAAATGACTCTGAATCAGAAACTTGTGatggttataaaaaaaatgagcaTTCTAAAGATATGAGCAATAATGTGGAATCTCAGATTTCAAGATTTACTGTTGATGAGCCTATGGAAAAATCTATAGGTTGCTCTTCTAAATCACATAAACCATTCGGTGATTCATATCAGGAAAAAGAGAATGCTGTTTCTGAAGGCAGCAGTAATTTCAACAGAGGTCAAGAGAGAACTGGTGAACATGTAAAGCATGACAAAGACATTGAAATCATTGGAACTAGTTCTGATGTTTCTAAatgcaaaaatgaaaattctatAGAGAATGATAAAACAAAGACTATCAAATCTTTACCAAGGGAGGCAAATCTTAGTGACGACAATAGCAAAGCATATGAAATTCATgagaaaaatgataaaggtTCTGTGAATCCATTAGCACAGAATGTTGATAGAAAATCCTCAAATCATGATCGCAGTGAATCCAGTGACTCTGAAGGTGTGTATTGTACAAATTGTACACAAGTTGTACACAAAATAAGCTTCAAGTCCAGAagaatttttctacattttcatgaaaatttataGTTGCCTTATAGactgttttaacattttaatttggCTAACTTTGTCATCTGATACTCAGTAAgaccaaaagaaaaataacttttgcaaaaaTAAAGTACTAGTATAGAAGATGATGATGACTTCCAAATCACATCGGCATATCCATGGTATTTAAGAGAATTGAAGTTTCCACCATAAATTGACTCCATAGAAAGTTAATTGTGAACTGAATATCTTTTTTGGAATGATTTTTCAGTCTCCTTAGTATTATTCATACAGATGGAAATTTAAGTTGTGGTGAAGTGGTTTGGAATACATTGTTTTTTGGCTCCTTTTATTTATAAGTAGATGAGGGATTTATAGAAGTTTCCATCGACCCAGCAAAAATAGGTCCAGATGAGCTGTTTCCAGCAGATATATTTACAACAGCCTCCACAGAGGAAGAAATCCCCATCGTTTCAGCAAACAAAGAGGAGCAGCTTGTAGAGGAGCCATGTGGTTCAGCTGAACGAGAACTCTCACCTGAACCCGAGTACACTCACCTGGTTGAACCAGAACCTATCCCTACAGAGATAAGTTCAGAATCGCCCAATGATCTTGTCAAACAGTTCACAGATTTAGTAGAGGTATGAAGCGAGAGTGTAGGTACCAATGAATGTTAGGGAAAGTTTGGTTCAGGTTAATAAAAGGGATCTGTGtttgttttctaaaaaattcaatttacatCATCACTATCAAATATCTGCCGGCTTTGGAATCGAAcactttttttaatatcatgaaAATCTCTTGTATAGAATGCATTCAAGTTTTAAGTTCCATACATATTAAGGGATTgaaatttttcttgaaaattaacTACAGATAGTCCAGGGGCTATTGAACAATAAAATTCCTTAACCCATGCTAAAAAAAGCAAGAAATTGATTTGTTTATCATCTTTTATCATtgttattgtaaacttaaacatgtaaatatgtttgccctgataaaaacaatttaggtgttaaaaaaaaatcaatctaaTGAGCATTTTACAGTATAATTTGGTGACATATATTATCTTTTGATCTGCATGTCTTATGGACCATTATCACTTTACAGcattgtctctaagacccgggaggcaTTGAATTTCCCCGCCTAAAGTGacgtaattacccggctattattgcatttcaaacacaatctagctataagctagacTCCCAGaaccccttctacttttttatttctcccttctacttcaatttttagagacaaccctggcATTATGATAAACTAGTGGGAATCTAAAAACAAGTAGTCCTATTTACGTGTCGAgcaataatatttttcaatctCTGCAGTACCATCTatgtctttttattttcatgattatCCAGTTTTCACTTTTTTGCGATCCctaatacataaataaaaaaacattactgaattaaaaatgttacatatttaccccatttttgcaaattatGAGACCCATCAATTTTAGTGTTTACTTCTTCCCCAGAATGATGTAGACAGAGTTTATGAGGATCTGGAAGTGGAGACTCGCGCTCTACAACAAGAGAGGGGCAGACAGGAGAGACTGGCTGCATCTCTCTCGGACCAGATGTACCTGGAGGCTCAGGTGAGTCCTCAGATTGTCACCTCTCCTGTGTAAAGATTGGCTTACCTTCAGTTTGATTCCTAATTCTTCTTCAGCATTGCCCAAACACAATTTTATCAATGCCTCAGTGAAAATCTTAACTGGTTATGATCcatcataaaaaaatcattcagtCTGATGCAGAATTTCAgtacaatttatttatattacatttgTACTATTTGATTGTATATCTAAATTAGGATTAAACAAGATTTAAGATATTGGAACCAGACTAAACAAGCAACATGGTAGATAACTCAGTAGATCCTTTATTTGTCCCCTTAAGTAATTCATATTAACCCACAATCTTACGATATGGTTTGACTACTATACATCTAATCACAGGATTTGCTGAAGTTGTTTGGCGTGCCTTTTGTGCTCAGCCCGACGGAAGCAGAGGCTCAGTGTGCCTGGCTCGACTCGGCCAATCTCACAAACGGCACGATCACCGATGACAGCGACATCTGGCTGTTTGGAGGGAGACGTGTGTACAAAAACTTCTTCAACCAAGATCGTACTGTGGAATTGTTTATGAATGACAGTATACAGAGCCAGCTGGGTAAGAAACATAATCAGGAATCGTGCAGATATGATGATGAAGTCATTGTaataattagggtcttccgttttcaacggaagaccctcttgttattcttcggtttctttttattattattttttttctttttcttttttttctgactccttttcggcttcataactcaaaaagttttcaacttattgaaaggaaactttcagggattatgtgcaattataatgcctcaaagatgttaaagtttccataacaacgtcacttccgttttgacgttacgtcatttttaaactttaaaaaaagtcattttgtccgcgacatttctcaaaaacgctttaagatagagtcttgaaattttctctgattatgaatttggcaatttgcatgtgcaataaggctggaaataaaaatccgtcatttccggtcgaaaccggaagtgaaacaaatttttcgaaaaaatgaattttctgatcaaatcaaaaatgaatctgtgttttataaagcttatcaagctgaatcaaacactgaaatccgttttaaaatcggacgatgcattaaagagatatcggggtttaaaaattgatttttctggaaattttgattccgcttccttggtttaaaaaatagcgcaATGTTtcaagtaaagttaactcgtaccaaaaataattgttaagtcgtacttgaacacattcggattttttttgttaagccgttcttgaaatcgaaatcgttaattcgtacttaaaatcattcgggttttgttaagtcgtaccaggaataattcgattttttttatctttttatttaatttactcttgttaattggtttaagagcactgcttcttacaggaactttaagctttacttccgacatcaacggaagacccactcgttgctttgcaacgagctttgctctagttgtaatttgaatttgtaataattgtaatttttaaatcattgtgaAAATTGTTAAAGTTTACCTGATAATAGGGAAAAGTTACTTCTAGGTGAAAGTTCCTTTAATATGGCTGAACAGTCATACTGTATGTACTTTATTTTACACAATTGTCTGTACTTAATTCTCCAAATCCTATGTTTTGTACCTGATCGCATCAGCTAAGATTTCAAGCTCAAAACTTTTGGTATTTGATTTCATATTCACCACTGTTGAAATATCAAAAATCTGTTAGGGATGCTTATCACAATATAATGTGCATATTTATTCCTCCCATTTAATTAGGAGTCTACAATATAAGTTAACTTTATAGATGTCGAAATATTGTTCAGTATCCATTGTACTTGTCCATACATTGTACTAGGAATAAGATTTTAGTAGTTTGAGCATGGGCATCAAAGATAGGATCATTTGAACCTTTGTTGAAACTTACCCTATCAATAcctttgaatatacatgtatactttagattccttattttatgtgagtacttaattctgtgtTTTAACCCTTTTTTCATCAAGCcatgagaatataaaatcgcaaatgtcaaatttttattaAGTTTCATGTAATTTACGTCTgtccgaaaaataaaattgagaaTTTAGAATTCGCGAGATGTGCCTCTCGCagttttacgcggatattaattccttgtgttTAATTAGAAATGTACAGGATAGATATCGGAGATGATTCTATGACTCAAGTATTTTTTGTCAGGCTTGAACCGTGAGATCTTGATCAACATGGCATTACTGTGTGGGAGTGACTATACAGACGGGATTTCAGGGGTGGGACCTGTAACAGCCATGGAGATTCTGAGTGAATTCCCAGCTGCAGACTTCTCTGCACTCCAAGCCTTCAAGTAAGTTAACTAAGCTCTAAAACATAAgagaaatgtgaaaaaaaacttaaagcATTCAAGTACATGACTGTAAGTATATGTAAGCTTCAGGCTATCATAAAAGTATGGCTAAGGCCTAAGCTCCACTGAGGCTTTCATGAAAATCTAGGTAAAGTTCAAACCTTAAAGTCAATCTTGGTAAGCTTCAAACCGCTAACAAAAGTTATAATCTTAAGCTTCAACTTTACATTAAGTTGGATAAGCTGCAAGCCCATTAAGAAATTGAGTATgtcttgaagaaaaaaaaataaaattatatatatatatacaatttacagattttatatttaaagatatttcatttAGAATGCTACAAGAAacctataataaataaaatttattgatttgttttaaaaaatggctttttaaacaaatttttattaaaatttcgaacaatttataaaataagataTTGGGGGCAACAACTTTCTGAACCCGGCGCCATTACATTTTAGAGTGTACggtatttctgttttattttgtccctgtttggatttttaaaaatatcacctgATTTATTAATAGCATGCATGTAAacttaaagaatatttttatctctTATATCTAGATCTTGGTGGGAAGAAACTCAGAAACACAAAAGGAATcccaaaataagtaaaattcgGTCAAAATTAAGACAACTGGAAGTTTCTGAAGGTAAGCATTTTTAATACCGGTATTTGTTTTACAGTATAGTATCATGATTTCAATGTAAGATttcgagagaaaaaaatatttatttagagGAGTACTATATATAACATAATGGGTAAACAGATTGATAGATTGATTTTGTACTGTGCAGGATTTCCAGATCATAGAATTGTGGATGCCTACCTCAAACCCACAGTGGATGATTCTAAAGAAGCTTTTTCCTGGGCTCTGCCTGACCTTGACCTACTAAGAGAGTATCCTTGACATGATATGATAAAACTTACCATTTATATAAAGAAGAACTACAGTCACAACTGCTTTCTAATGGCTTTAGCTCACTAAAATATTGACTAATGCAAGTTGATTTGGTTTTACCTTTTAACCTTTGGTTGTTAGACCAACTGAAGTTTATGCATGCTTTGTTATTTGATTTCTAATGCACAAACAATAAATGTTTCAGTCTGCAAATGAAACCACATATTACACATATGAACTCTGATAGCTATCACAGATAGGTGAAAACTAATTGTAACTGCTGACTAGGGACCATGGCTTCAGACAATGAGAAAGAACACTAGAGTACAGTTGAACTTTAGTAtatcgaacactgatatctcgaatacaatgcatatatgtcaaagtgatttgtaaatCCCAACTACTTGTACTTTAAGTAATTTACcattgatatctcgaatactcggatatctcgaaaTTTTTAGCCAGTCCCATCTAGACAACAAGGTTTGACTGTAGTATATTTCTGCAGATTGCCACAAGAAAACATCAAAGAATCTGTAAGATTTccttattttataaagatacgCAAAAGAAAAGCTGGGGTGGGCACAAGTCAAAACAGATGAGGTGCTTCTTCCTGTCCTACAGAAACTCAAAGAAACTCAGGTatgatatgaaatgaaaaaaatataagataaaTTGTTTCAAGCATAGACTATAGATTTAAatgcttttaatatttttcaactttgtaGGTACAGACTCGAATCAATTCTTACTTTCAACCAGAAAACTTCATGGAGCCTAAAATGTTGAAAAGTGTCCGGCTAAAAAGAGCACTCAAAAAGTTCCATGATTCTCCGGAGAAAAAACAAACAGGCAGCCAAGAAGATAGTGAATCTAAAAGTAAAGAAACAGAGAGAGttgatgaaaaaacaaaaagagcAAGGGTTGTGAAAAATCTAGCAGCAAAACAGTACACAGAGAGCAACAAAAGCAATTCAAGACCTCGAGGTAAAGGGTCCAGAGCCCCCAGAGGAAGAGGCAAGGGCAAAGCACCTGCTAAGAAAGTGGAGACCATGAGGAAACCTGTGTATAAAGAAGAAGTGAATTTGTCAGAGAGCAGTTCTGATGATCAAGGTGATGGTGTAGC
This is a stretch of genomic DNA from Crassostrea angulata isolate pt1a10 chromosome 4, ASM2561291v2, whole genome shotgun sequence. It encodes these proteins:
- the LOC128180857 gene encoding DNA excision repair protein ERCC-5-like; protein product: MGVHGLWHLLQPTGRPVSLQSLEGKVLAVDVSIWLHQAVKGMRNKDGSPISNAHLHVLFTRVCKLLYYKIKPVFVFDGRVPELKKQTMASRREKKMIAEVEGDKASKKILDNLLKSHALKEVMKKGHASTDSSSSVSQPSTSSQSQQSAQKPDLFQLPPLPEEFARAQEIQPWEEPTTNATIFEDEYQNLDDVDIDSAEFKSLPAEVQHEILSELKERRKRLTRYSNLKLPKDSNDFSSFQMAKLLKQNDLSNKLEEVRMKMTKQISGEITQDLGEHAVGTEIQAQRILSDDSSHFILIKGLSNKRKLEELDKIKEEAEREEESEREDLKNGERIVEDDKVMIDLGENDSESETCDGYKKNEHSKDMSNNVESQISRFTVDEPMEKSIGCSSKSHKPFGDSYQEKENAVSEGSSNFNRGQERTGEHVKHDKDIEIIGTSSDVSKCKNENSIENDKTKTIKSLPREANLSDDNSKAYEIHEKNDKGSVNPLAQNVDRKSSNHDRSESSDSEDEGFIEVSIDPAKIGPDELFPADIFTTASTEEEIPIVSANKEEQLVEEPCGSAERELSPEPEYTHLVEPEPIPTEISSESPNDLVKQFTDLVENDVDRVYEDLEVETRALQQERGRQERLAASLSDQMYLEAQDLLKLFGVPFVLSPTEAEAQCAWLDSANLTNGTITDDSDIWLFGGRRVYKNFFNQDRTVELFMNDSIQSQLGLNREILINMALLCGSDYTDGISGVGPVTAMEILSEFPAADFSALQAFKSWWEETQKHKRNPKISKIRSKLRQLEVSEGFPDHRIVDAYLKPTVDDSKEAFSWALPDLDLLREYAKEKLGWAQVKTDEVLLPVLQKLKETQVQTRINSYFQPENFMEPKMLKSVRLKRALKKFHDSPEKKQTGSQEDSESKSKETERVDEKTKRARVVKNLAAKQYTESNKSNSRPRGKGSRAPRGRGKGKAPAKKVETMRKPVYKEEVNLSESSSDDQGDGVANDDDDDMLANLDYESWQK